Within the Rhodopirellula bahusiensis genome, the region ACCTTCTTTTCTTTCGTCACGGTGACGGGAACGCTGATCGTGTACTCTTCAACGACTTGCTCGGCAACTTGGTCGTAGCGAGTGGTCGAGTAAGGTTCGACCGTGTACTCAGGCACGTTGTAAGTGAAGCTGACTTCCTTGGTACGTTCTTCCGTCTTGTAGGTGACGTAAGGAATCGTTTCGGTCTTGGTGACCGACGTGTAAGTCAGCTGTTTGCGAACACGAGTCCGAGTTTCTTCGTTGTACTGGACTTCTTTGCGTGTGCGTGTGCGGGTTTCGTCCACGTACTGAACGACCTGCTTTGATCCGGTACGAGTCTCAGGTTGATAGACGATTGTCGTGCACTCGTAAGGGACCTGGGTCGCTTGTTGTTCGTACACGGTGTAGTTCACGATTTGCGATTCGGTCGTGCTGGTCGTGACAGGGACTTCTTCGGTAACAACGTTGGGGACCCAAACGCGTTTGGTGATGGTGCTGGTCGTTGATCCGCAAGCGGTCGACGCAGGTGCTGAGTAAGAGACTCCGCCACCGCAACCGGCGTAGGTTTGGCCGCAACCACTGCCACAACCGCCACACTTCGAAACGCAACCGCCGCACGATCCACATCCGCCACAACGACGTCCGCAGGATCCGCCACAGGCAGATGAAACAGACGAAGATGATCCGCAACCGCCGACGTAGGCGACGTTGGTTGCAACCGGTGCTGCTGCAACTTCGACGACTTGTTGTTCCCAGTGACCGTAGTCTTTGGTGACCGTTTGCATGGTGGTCTTAGGAACGGCGACTTCGATGGTACGGCTCTTGGTAACTGGAACAGCATTGACAACCGTTCGAGTCTTTTGCGTCGTCACGGCTTGTGGCACGTTGACGGTGTAAGTGAAGGTTTCGTCAACCAACTTTGGAACCTTGACGGTGTAGGTCTCAGGAACGTCGACCAAGGTTGGAACGCGAACGGTGTACTCTTCCGGAATTTCCGACCACTGTGGAACCGACTCGGTGACTTCGACTTGCTTCTCTTCCTTCACGGGAACCAGAACCGAGTAAGTGATTGTCTTCGTGTCCGTCTTTGGCACGTTGACCACTTTGGTGCGGTACTTTTCTTCCGTCACAGGAACAGTCTTGTAGACAGTCTTGGTGCGGAAGCGAGTTTCCGGTTGGCTCTCGGTCACGTTGACCATGCGAGATTCGGTCACGTAGGTCGGCTTCATGACCACGCGATAGCCGACGACAGGTTCGCAAATGGTTTCGCGAACGGGCACCGATGAAGTGACGACCGAACCGCTCATCACGGACGGGCCGCTGCTGTAAGCGACACCGGTCGAATACGTTTGGCTGGGAACGACATAGCCTTGGCCGCAACCAATCGCTCCGCCGCAACCGCTGCTGACCACGGGGGCCGAAACGCCGCACGGATCGGAACATCCGCCGCACGGAACACATTGAGCCATGGCGGTTGCCACCATGGAGGCGAGGCATGCTGCAGCAATGCCTGCGAAAGTGGATCCAAACTTCACTGGAGAAATCCTCAAAGAGTCATAAACAACGACGGAAACGAATGCCAATCGAAGTCCGACGGCACACGTGAAGGGTGTGAATCAAAGGGTGCGGGCAATCGTCATCCGATCAACACTTCGACGGACGCAAACCAAAGGTCTTGTGACCGCCCCGGGGGGCCCGGCCGCTACTCTGTTGCAACAGAGTAGATCAGCCACAGAGCGTTACAATCGTTCAGGTCGCAAAAAAGTGCCTAATTGTTGCAATGGGCACAATCATTGCATTCCGCACAAACATCCTACAGCACGCAGATTTGCGTGGGTCAACCACCTTGGGCGTCGAAACCGTGCGAAGGAAACTTTCGCCGCGGGGAAATGTCGGGAAGATTCCCATTTCGCTCGCGGTGTCCCTCGTGAGAGGAGTTTCCGGTTGATAAATTTCTTGTTGGCACGCTGGGTCCTCCTTTGAATCGATCGCTGGAGGATTCCATTTTGAGACTGCCAGACAGTCGACGATCCGGCCTCAACCGAATCCTGCACCCCGAAGAAACCTATGAACGCCCTATTTGATTCCTTCCGTTGGGCCGTCCGCATCGGATCCTCCGCTTTCGCAATCGCCACGGTTTGCTGGATCAGTCCCGGACTCTGCGTCGCAGCCAAACCAGGCCAACCGGTCGTCGCTCGCGTCGAAATGCAATTCGCGAAAGAAGACAAGGTCGTCGATGTCATCGCCAAAGGTGATCTGCTGACCGTCGTCGAAGATCGCGGGGAAGATTATGTGATCGTGACCCACGATGGGACTCGCGGTGCCGTCGACAAAGTCAACGCGGTCGAGCTGGCTGAATCGACCGAGATCTACACGGATCTGATCGAAGAATTCCCCGAGGAGGGCCGCTACCACACGCTCCGCGCGTCGGCATGGTGGGCACTGGGCAAACAAGAAAAGGCAATGGAGGACTTCAACGAAGCCATCGACAAGGGCTACGAAGTCGCTCACGCCTACAGCAGCCGAGGCCTGTTTTTCGCGGCTCGCGGCGAACATGAGTCCGCCATCAAAGACTACGAACGTGCGTTGAAGCTCGATCCCGAGGACATCACCCCTCTCATCAATCGAGCCGCCGTTCGAATGGCTCAGCGTGAATTCGAAGCCGCAATCGGCGACTACACCGAAGCTCTCGAGGTACGAGAGGGCAACGCGGGGCTACTTCGGCAGCGAGCTTTGGCTTACAAGTCCGCCGGTGAGATGGAAAAAGCCATCGAGGACTACGACGCGATTGTCGACGACAACCCGGAAGACGTCGCGGCGATCATGGGCAGAGGCTACATCCGTTTTCAGCAGCACGAATACGCCGCGGCCGCCGCCGATTTTTCAGCGGCGCTTGAGTTGAACGAGAAAGACCCCGTCGCCTGGAACAATCGCGGATACAACCGTTACCAGCTTGGCAAAGCGAAGGACGCGCTCACGGATTACGAGAAGGCGATCGAGTTGGCTCCCGAATACGGGTTGGCCCACCAGAACCGAGCTTGGTTGTTGGCGACCACCGACGACAAATCGTTGCGAGACGCTGACGCCGCCGTTGAAGCCGCGAAAAAGGCCTGCGAACTCAATGGCTACGGCAACGTCAGCGACCTGTCCGCATTGGCGGCGGCGCTCGCGGCTCAAGGGGAATTCAAGGAAGCGGTTGGTTGGCAAGAAAAGGTAGTCGAGTCGGCTCCCGAAGACGCCAAAGAATTCGCGGGCAAAATCTTGGACCGATATCGAGCTGGAAAGCCCTATATCTCGGACCCCGCCGCGGCTGAGAAAGCTGACTTGGAAGCGGCCGAGAAAGCAGCCAATGCAAAAGCCGAGAAAGAAAACGCGGCTGCGAAGAAAGCCGCGGCGAAGCGATTGGCTGAAGAAGCTGAAAAAGACGCGAAAGCGACGGGATTGGAGAAGGCCGAGTAGTTCCCAACTGAAATCAATCGTTTCGCGAAAACGTTGGCTCGTTCAATTTTTTTGGAATTCTCGTCAGAAACGCTCAAGTTTTGGCGGATGGCCAATTCAATTGGGGTTGCCGTGGTTCGTGAGGATGTCCGACCATCGCGCGACGGACACAAAGTCGTTTCTTCGTCGCCAAGGATGGTGAGGGAGAGCTCAGGGACGCTTTGTGCTGAACGAACTATTCCATCGTCCAAGGAGGGACGAGAGTGCAAACGACTCATCAACTGGCTGGCGTTCTCGACCGATCACGGCAATTTCGTTGGTTTGCCCAACATCTCATGATTCAGTTCATGGCCGTGTGTTTCTCATGTGCGGCGATCGCCTCATCCGCCTTCGCGACTGACGCCGTCTTGCTGGAGTTTTCCTCGGCTCAGTGCGGACCGTGCTTGGCCATGAAGCCGGTCGTTTCCGAACTGATCGCTCGCGGAGTCCCCGTCCGCCAAGTCGATGTCGGCAGCGAAACTCACTTGGCCCGCCGGTTTGGAATCCGCAGCACACCGACCTATGTGGTCCTTCGCGAAGGAAAAGAAGTCACGCGATTGCTGGGCGTTCAATCAGTGAGCGAACTCTCTGCCGCCTTGAACCAATCCGCTGCTGGGCCCCTGATTCCCACACGCAGTTCTTCGACCGAACAAGCTTGGAACGAACCTCAAACCCGGTTGGCCCCCCTGACCTCCGGACAAAACGCCGTCGATCACAGCCCACGCCGAGCAATCCGAAAAGAGCGAGCCGACAGCGGTTCAAATTTCGCTGGCGATTGGCAATCGATGAACAACGCTAACGGATCCTCCGAACGCTTGGTCAGCGCTCGCGATGCCGCCATGGAGCCGATGCCCAGCATGTCGCTGGCGGGCGCCATTGAGAACGCAAAAGCCGCAACGGTTCGCTTGCGAGTCTTCGACGGTCGCGGATACGGCGCCGGCACCGGAACGATCATCGACACCAACGGCGACGAAGCCTTGGTGCTGACATGCGGCCACTTGTTCCGTGATGGCGAAGGCAAAGACCGAATCGAAGTGGACCTGTTTGTCGCTGGTGAAGTCCGCACCGTCGAAGGCCAAGTGGTCGATTACGACGCTGGCGACCGCGACATCGGTCTGGTTGCCATTCGACCTGGTTTCCCAGTCACTCCCGTGAAGGTGATTCAAGAAGGCGAGAAGGTCAAAGTCGGACAAACCGCATTCAGCTATGGATGCGATCGAGGCGATGACCCAAGTCGTCGCGACACCCGAATCACTGGTGTCGACAAATACAACCAAAACCTGGGCATGTCCAATCTTGAGATCGACGGTGCCCCGATTGATGGCCGCAGCGGTGGTGGCTTGTTTGACGACCGTGGCGTGTTGATCGGTGTGTGCAATGCAGCCGACTACAAATCTGACTTGGGCATTTACACCGGACCAGGTTCGGTCCACTGGCAATTGGAACGGATTCAACTGGGGCGTTTGTATCAAGGCAGCCCCGCCGCTCCCGTCAGCAACGACCTGGCATCGACCGAGTCGGCTCCTTCGCCACCTTCGAATCAATTCGTTGGCGAACCAGCACTCAACGCCCCCAGCCAAAACGGTGCGAGCGGCCGCCAGTTCGGTGCAGCAACCGCAGGTGCCGCAACCGAAATGA harbors:
- a CDS encoding ferredoxin, translating into MAQCVPCGGCSDPCGVSAPVVSSGCGGAIGCGQGYVVPSQTYSTGVAYSSGPSVMSGSVVTSSVPVRETICEPVVGYRVVMKPTYVTESRMVNVTESQPETRFRTKTVYKTVPVTEEKYRTKVVNVPKTDTKTITYSVLVPVKEEKQVEVTESVPQWSEIPEEYTVRVPTLVDVPETYTVKVPKLVDETFTYTVNVPQAVTTQKTRTVVNAVPVTKSRTIEVAVPKTTMQTVTKDYGHWEQQVVEVAAAPVATNVAYVGGCGSSSSVSSACGGSCGRRCGGCGSCGGCVSKCGGCGSGCGQTYAGCGGGVSYSAPASTACGSTTSTITKRVWVPNVVTEEVPVTTSTTESQIVNYTVYEQQATQVPYECTTIVYQPETRTGSKQVVQYVDETRTRTRKEVQYNEETRTRVRKQLTYTSVTKTETIPYVTYKTEERTKEVSFTYNVPEYTVEPYSTTRYDQVAEQVVEEYTISVPVTVTKEKKVQVCKMVPTLVEESFTPCAAPAAIGGSYSAPAINVGPSVIMGGSGASGCSTPIHYQSAPSVGSGCGSCGATVSASPCTGC
- a CDS encoding trypsin-like peptidase domain-containing protein, whose translation is MQTTHQLAGVLDRSRQFRWFAQHLMIQFMAVCFSCAAIASSAFATDAVLLEFSSAQCGPCLAMKPVVSELIARGVPVRQVDVGSETHLARRFGIRSTPTYVVLREGKEVTRLLGVQSVSELSAALNQSAAGPLIPTRSSSTEQAWNEPQTRLAPLTSGQNAVDHSPRRAIRKERADSGSNFAGDWQSMNNANGSSERLVSARDAAMEPMPSMSLAGAIENAKAATVRLRVFDGRGYGAGTGTIIDTNGDEALVLTCGHLFRDGEGKDRIEVDLFVAGEVRTVEGQVVDYDAGDRDIGLVAIRPGFPVTPVKVIQEGEKVKVGQTAFSYGCDRGDDPSRRDTRITGVDKYNQNLGMSNLEIDGAPIDGRSGGGLFDDRGVLIGVCNAADYKSDLGIYTGPGSVHWQLERIQLGRLYQGSPAAPVSNDLASTESAPSPPSNQFVGEPALNAPSQNGASGRQFGAATAGAATEMIVILRDPNGQQREQVMTLNSPDADLVRQIRQAAMSR
- a CDS encoding tetratricopeptide repeat protein, producing MNALFDSFRWAVRIGSSAFAIATVCWISPGLCVAAKPGQPVVARVEMQFAKEDKVVDVIAKGDLLTVVEDRGEDYVIVTHDGTRGAVDKVNAVELAESTEIYTDLIEEFPEEGRYHTLRASAWWALGKQEKAMEDFNEAIDKGYEVAHAYSSRGLFFAARGEHESAIKDYERALKLDPEDITPLINRAAVRMAQREFEAAIGDYTEALEVREGNAGLLRQRALAYKSAGEMEKAIEDYDAIVDDNPEDVAAIMGRGYIRFQQHEYAAAAADFSAALELNEKDPVAWNNRGYNRYQLGKAKDALTDYEKAIELAPEYGLAHQNRAWLLATTDDKSLRDADAAVEAAKKACELNGYGNVSDLSALAAALAAQGEFKEAVGWQEKVVESAPEDAKEFAGKILDRYRAGKPYISDPAAAEKADLEAAEKAANAKAEKENAAAKKAAAKRLAEEAEKDAKATGLEKAE